From Candidatus Sphingomonas colombiensis, one genomic window encodes:
- a CDS encoding type II toxin-antitoxin system RatA family toxin — protein sequence MPKHKETRRLPYTSAQMFDLVADVERYAEFLPWVIAMRVRSDTPEETIADMIVGFKGLRETFTSRVVKEPSSAVHVDYVDGPLKFLHNDWGFRPDGDGCFVDFSVDFAFKNRVFEMMAGQVFAAALRRMIGAFEERARVLYGSSGASDVDGISRSSAHSAA from the coding sequence TTGCCAAAGCATAAGGAAACCCGCCGGCTGCCCTATACCTCCGCGCAGATGTTCGATCTGGTCGCGGACGTGGAGCGCTATGCCGAGTTCCTGCCGTGGGTGATCGCGATGCGCGTGCGCAGCGATACGCCGGAGGAAACGATCGCGGACATGATCGTCGGCTTCAAGGGGCTGCGCGAAACCTTCACCTCACGCGTGGTGAAAGAGCCGTCGAGCGCGGTGCACGTCGACTATGTCGACGGGCCGCTCAAGTTTCTCCACAATGATTGGGGGTTCCGCCCCGATGGCGACGGTTGCTTCGTCGATTTCTCGGTCGATTTCGCGTTCAAGAACCGCGTGTTCGAGATGATGGCGGGGCAGGTCTTCGCGGCTGCGCTCCGCCGGATGATCGGCGCGTTCGAGGAACGCGCGCGGGTGCTTTACGGCTCGAGCGGGGCTTCCGACGTGGACGGCATCAGCAGGTCGAGCGCACACAGCGCGGCCTGA
- a CDS encoding NAD(P)H-binding protein: MRVAVLGASGRAGSEIVGELARRGVDVLAIARHPGAPADRVTWLALDVADRDALVKSLATQDAVVSAMRFADTDAPALIAAVKAAGVPRMLLVGGAASLETEPGKRLFDSPGFPDAFRVEAGAGIAFLDALKASELPDWVFISPAINFEDGPRRGEYRIGKDQPLFGADGRSVISFADFAIAMADEVERPAHHRERFTVGY; this comes from the coding sequence ATGAGAGTTGCGGTTCTGGGCGCGTCCGGGCGCGCGGGTTCGGAAATTGTCGGGGAGCTGGCGCGGCGCGGCGTGGATGTGCTCGCGATCGCGCGTCATCCGGGCGCGCCGGCGGATCGCGTGACGTGGCTCGCGCTGGATGTTGCGGATCGCGACGCGCTGGTGAAGTCGCTCGCGACGCAGGACGCCGTGGTGAGCGCGATGCGCTTCGCCGATACCGATGCACCGGCGCTGATCGCCGCCGTTAAGGCGGCGGGCGTGCCCAGGATGCTGCTCGTCGGTGGTGCGGCGAGCCTTGAGACTGAGCCGGGAAAGCGGTTGTTCGACTCGCCGGGTTTCCCCGATGCCTTTCGCGTGGAGGCCGGGGCCGGCATCGCTTTTCTCGATGCGCTAAAGGCCAGCGAGCTGCCGGACTGGGTGTTCATCTCGCCCGCGATCAATTTCGAAGATGGCCCGCGCCGCGGCGAATATCGCATCGGCAAGGATCAGCCGTTGTTCGGGGCGGATGGCCGCAGCGTGATCAGCTTCGCCGATTTCGCGATCGCCATGGCCGATGAAGTGGAGCGCCCTGCGCACCATCGCGAACGCTTTACCGTGGGATATTGA
- a CDS encoding MFS transporter, with translation MTSAASTRRILIASLVGTTVEFYDFYIYATAAALVFGPLFFPAESASVQLLSSYASLAVAFVARPVGAWVFGHYGDRIGRKSTLVASLMLMGASTLAIAFLPTYATIGWWAPLLLCVLRFGQGFGLGGEWGGAALLAVENAPPGWRGRYGMVPQLGAPLGFIAANGLFLALGLTMTSADFMAWGWRVPFLLSVVLVGLGLWVRLRIAETPAFSQMLEEGPPPAVPMGELLRDHWRMALGGTFGAIACFAVYYIATAFALGYATTTLGIDRQTFLGLQLGAILFMALGIVLSGVWADRTSPGNVLTWGCVGAILAGFLLVPGLGSGALGSIFAALAFALLVMGFVYGPLGAWLPGLFPARVRYTGVSLAFNMAGIIGGGLTPVAAQWLSQRGGGLASVGMYLAVASLMSLVALLALRPRRGVAPMVVEGP, from the coding sequence ATGACATCGGCCGCATCGACCCGTCGCATCCTGATCGCCAGCCTCGTCGGCACGACAGTCGAATTCTATGATTTCTACATTTACGCGACTGCGGCTGCGCTGGTGTTCGGCCCGTTGTTCTTTCCCGCCGAAAGCGCCTCGGTGCAGTTGCTTTCTTCCTATGCGAGCCTTGCGGTGGCGTTCGTTGCCCGGCCGGTGGGGGCTTGGGTGTTCGGCCATTATGGCGATCGGATCGGGCGGAAATCGACGCTGGTCGCCTCGCTGATGCTGATGGGCGCCTCCACGCTCGCGATCGCGTTTCTGCCGACCTATGCGACGATCGGCTGGTGGGCGCCGCTGCTGCTCTGCGTGTTGCGCTTCGGACAGGGCTTCGGGCTCGGCGGCGAATGGGGTGGTGCGGCGCTGCTCGCGGTGGAGAATGCGCCGCCGGGATGGCGCGGGCGATATGGCATGGTGCCCCAGCTTGGCGCGCCGCTGGGTTTCATCGCGGCCAACGGATTGTTCCTCGCGCTCGGCCTGACGATGACATCAGCCGATTTCATGGCGTGGGGCTGGCGCGTGCCATTCCTGCTCTCGGTCGTACTGGTGGGGCTTGGCCTGTGGGTGCGGCTGCGCATCGCGGAGACGCCGGCTTTCTCTCAGATGCTCGAAGAGGGGCCGCCGCCGGCGGTGCCGATGGGCGAATTGCTGCGCGATCACTGGCGCATGGCGCTGGGCGGTACGTTCGGCGCGATCGCCTGTTTCGCGGTTTATTACATCGCGACCGCCTTTGCGCTCGGTTACGCGACGACCACGCTGGGGATCGACCGGCAGACGTTTCTCGGGCTTCAGCTCGGCGCGATCCTGTTCATGGCGCTGGGCATCGTTCTGTCCGGCGTTTGGGCGGACCGGACCTCGCCGGGGAACGTGCTGACCTGGGGCTGCGTCGGCGCGATCCTCGCGGGGTTCCTGCTGGTGCCGGGCCTTGGTTCGGGCGCGCTGGGATCGATCTTCGCCGCGCTTGCCTTTGCGTTGCTGGTGATGGGATTCGTCTATGGCCCGCTCGGCGCATGGCTGCCGGGGCTGTTCCCGGCGCGCGTGCGCTATACCGGCGTCAGCCTCGCGTTCAACATGGCCGGGATCATCGGCGGCGGGCTGACCCCGGTCGCGGCGCAATGGCTGTCGCAGCGTGGCGGCGGGCTGGCCTCGGTCGGCATGTACCTGGCCGTCGCCTCGCTGATGAGCCTTGTCGCGCTGCTCGCGCTGCGCCCGCGACGCGGGGTGGCGCCGATGGTGGTCGAAGGCCCCTAG
- a CDS encoding bifunctional 2-C-methyl-D-erythritol 4-phosphate cytidylyltransferase/2-C-methyl-D-erythritol 2,4-cyclodiphosphate synthase has product MSTAALIVAAGKGERTGAALPKQYAAIAGRAMLAWSHDALRRHPLIDEVLVVIGGGQEALFEHALPGARYVIGGATRRESVAAGLAALSGADRVLVHDAARPFLPAEVIGRLIAALDTHDGAVPVLPVIDTLVNDDGATVPRESLHRVQTPQAFRFDRLLAAHGAWAGGEATDDAQMVRALGGSVALVQGDPMLEKITYPGDIAAAEARLGVETRSALGFDVHRLVDGAQLWLGGVLIPHHQGLSGHSDADVALHAITDAVLGTIAAGDIGMHFPPSDPQWRGAESGQFLRHALSLLHARGGRVTFVDLTLICEAPKIGPHRETIRARIAELLGLSSDRVSVKATTTEHLGFTGRGEGIAAQAVVTATLPGAVL; this is encoded by the coding sequence ATGAGCACCGCCGCGTTGATCGTCGCCGCCGGCAAGGGGGAGCGCACCGGCGCTGCCCTGCCGAAGCAATATGCCGCCATCGCGGGCCGGGCGATGCTCGCCTGGAGCCATGATGCGCTCAGGCGTCACCCGCTTATCGACGAGGTGCTGGTGGTGATCGGCGGCGGCCAGGAAGCGCTGTTCGAACATGCCCTGCCCGGCGCGCGTTACGTCATCGGCGGCGCGACGCGTCGCGAGTCGGTCGCGGCCGGGCTGGCGGCGCTATCCGGGGCCGATCGCGTATTGGTGCACGATGCGGCACGCCCGTTCCTCCCCGCCGAGGTGATCGGCCGGCTGATCGCCGCGCTCGACACGCATGATGGCGCGGTGCCGGTACTCCCGGTGATCGACACGCTGGTGAACGATGATGGCGCGACCGTCCCCCGCGAATCGCTCCATCGCGTTCAGACGCCACAGGCGTTTCGCTTCGATCGTCTCCTCGCGGCGCACGGCGCCTGGGCGGGCGGCGAGGCCACGGACGACGCGCAGATGGTTCGCGCGCTTGGCGGATCGGTGGCGCTGGTGCAGGGCGATCCGATGCTGGAAAAGATCACCTATCCGGGCGACATCGCCGCCGCCGAAGCGCGGCTGGGCGTGGAGACGCGTTCAGCGCTGGGCTTCGACGTACACCGCCTCGTCGATGGCGCGCAATTATGGCTGGGCGGCGTGCTGATCCCGCACCATCAGGGCCTGTCGGGTCATAGCGACGCGGACGTTGCGCTTCACGCCATCACCGATGCGGTGCTCGGCACGATCGCGGCCGGGGATATCGGGATGCACTTCCCGCCGAGCGATCCGCAATGGCGCGGGGCGGAGTCCGGCCAGTTCCTGCGTCACGCGCTATCGCTGCTCCATGCGCGCGGTGGCCGCGTCACCTTCGTCGATCTGACGCTGATCTGCGAAGCGCCGAAGATCGGGCCGCATCGCGAGACGATTCGCGCGCGAATCGCGGAACTTCTCGGCCTGTCGTCCGATCGTGTCAGCGTGAAAGCGACGACCACCGAACACCTTGGCTTCACGGGGCGCGGAGAAGGCATTGCGGCACAGGCGGTCGTCACCGCGACATTGCCGGGAGCGGTGCTGTGA
- the lipA gene encoding lipoyl synthase, with translation MNEMTPVAAPRQRKPDWIRVKAPTSIGFAETKQLMRRLNLATVCEEAACPNIGECWTKKHATVMILGDTCTRACAFCNVKTGMPRAVDQQEPEHVAVAAAELGLEHIVITSVDRDDLPDGGASHFVKVIQALRRNTPNTTIEILTPDFRNKAQAAVESIVEAGPDVYNHNLETVPRLYPTIRPGARYYASLRLLESVKRHDPSIFTKSGVMLGLGEERLEVHQVMDDMRSADIDFLTMGQYLQPTPRHAKVADFVTPKAFDAYAAIARAKGFLLVASSPLTRSSYHAGDDFAKMRAAREAQLAKA, from the coding sequence ATGAACGAAATGACGCCCGTCGCCGCGCCGCGCCAGCGCAAGCCTGACTGGATTCGCGTGAAGGCGCCGACCTCCATCGGTTTCGCCGAAACGAAGCAGCTTATGCGCCGCCTGAACCTCGCCACCGTATGTGAGGAAGCGGCCTGCCCGAACATCGGCGAATGCTGGACGAAGAAGCACGCGACGGTGATGATCCTGGGCGACACCTGCACGCGGGCCTGCGCCTTCTGCAACGTGAAGACGGGGATGCCCCGCGCGGTCGATCAGCAGGAGCCTGAGCATGTTGCGGTGGCCGCCGCTGAACTGGGGCTTGAGCATATCGTCATCACCTCCGTCGATCGCGATGATCTGCCGGATGGCGGCGCATCGCATTTCGTGAAGGTGATCCAGGCGCTGCGCCGCAATACGCCGAACACGACGATCGAGATCCTGACCCCCGATTTCCGCAACAAGGCGCAGGCCGCGGTCGAGTCGATCGTTGAGGCGGGACCGGACGTTTACAACCACAATCTCGAAACCGTCCCCCGGCTCTATCCGACGATCCGGCCGGGCGCGCGCTATTATGCGTCGCTGCGCCTGCTGGAGAGCGTGAAGCGGCACGATCCGTCGATCTTCACCAAATCCGGCGTGATGCTCGGCCTGGGTGAGGAGCGGCTCGAAGTGCATCAGGTGATGGACGACATGCGTTCCGCCGACATCGATTTCCTGACGATGGGGCAATATCTCCAGCCCACGCCGCGCCACGCCAAGGTCGCGGATTTCGTCACCCCCAAGGCGTTCGATGCCTATGCCGCGATCGCGCGGGCGAAGGGCTTCCTGCTGGTCGCGAGTTCGCCGCTGACCCGTTCGAGCTATCACGCCGGCGACGATTTCGCGAAGATGAGGGCGGCGCGCGAGGCGCAGCTTGCCAAAGCATAA
- a CDS encoding CinA family protein: protein MTDSVLPPELVAAATRVVEANRAIGRRIAVAESCTGGLVAAALTEIPGSSDVLEASLVTYSNDAKLSLLHVSNDVIETFGAVSIAVAWSMAQGALEVTRADVAVAITGVAGPGGGSEKKPVGTVVFARAERGGDPSDVVADKHQFGDIGRGGVRLQAALCALDLLMPSTSEAPLEP, encoded by the coding sequence ATGACCGATAGCGTACTTCCCCCCGAGCTTGTCGCCGCCGCCACCCGCGTGGTCGAGGCGAATCGCGCCATCGGGCGCCGCATCGCCGTGGCGGAAAGCTGCACCGGCGGCCTTGTCGCCGCCGCGCTCACCGAAATTCCCGGCTCGTCCGACGTGCTGGAGGCGAGCCTCGTCACTTATTCGAACGATGCCAAGCTCTCGCTGCTTCACGTCAGCAACGACGTAATCGAGACGTTCGGCGCGGTATCGATCGCCGTCGCATGGAGCATGGCGCAGGGTGCGCTGGAGGTGACTCGGGCCGATGTCGCGGTGGCGATCACCGGCGTCGCGGGTCCAGGCGGCGGATCGGAAAAGAAGCCGGTCGGCACCGTCGTATTCGCTCGCGCAGAGCGTGGCGGCGATCCGTCGGACGTGGTCGCCGACAAGCACCAGTTCGGCGATATCGGGCGCGGCGGCGTCCGGCTTCAGGCCGCGCTGTGTGCGCTCGACCTGCTGATGCCGTCCACGTCGGAAGCCCCGCTCGAGCCGTAA
- a CDS encoding polyphosphate kinase, with amino-acid sequence MIDLADYERGKLYKGDYRRDLTRLQKRLDRILVAHIVHERPAVIMLEGWDAAGKGGIIQRLVATWDPRHFEVYPISAPTVEEKAHPFLWRFRTRLPAPGDITVFDRSWYGRVLVERVEGFATRAEWKRSYGQINEFETRLIDAGTTLVKLFVHVGQKEQDKRLQDRIDDPWKRWKTGLEDYRNRAKRAAYLEAMHEMFERTDTGIAPWHVIDGNDKKAARIAALTVVADTLAANVPMAPPPLDPELARIAHEALAR; translated from the coding sequence ATGATCGATCTCGCCGATTATGAGCGGGGAAAGCTCTATAAGGGTGATTACCGTCGCGATCTCACCCGCTTGCAGAAGCGGCTGGACCGGATTCTCGTCGCGCATATCGTTCATGAGCGACCGGCGGTGATCATGCTCGAAGGATGGGATGCGGCCGGGAAGGGCGGGATCATCCAGCGACTCGTCGCCACATGGGACCCGCGCCATTTCGAGGTCTATCCGATCTCGGCGCCGACAGTGGAGGAGAAGGCGCATCCCTTCCTGTGGCGATTCCGCACCAGATTGCCCGCGCCGGGCGACATCACCGTGTTCGATCGTAGCTGGTACGGGCGCGTGCTGGTCGAACGGGTCGAGGGCTTCGCGACGCGGGCGGAATGGAAACGCAGCTACGGCCAGATCAACGAATTCGAGACGCGGCTGATCGACGCCGGCACCACGTTGGTGAAGCTGTTCGTGCATGTCGGGCAGAAGGAGCAGGACAAGCGTTTGCAGGACCGGATCGACGATCCCTGGAAGCGCTGGAAGACCGGGCTGGAGGATTATCGCAATCGCGCCAAGCGCGCCGCCTATCTGGAGGCGATGCACGAAATGTTCGAGCGCACCGATACAGGCATCGCGCCGTGGCATGTGATCGACGGCAACGACAAGAAAGCGGCGCGGATCGCGGCGCTTACCGTGGTGGCGGACACGCTGGCCGCGAACGTGCCGATGGCCCCCCCGCCGCTCGATCCCGAACTGGCCCGTATCGCGCACGAAGCGCTGGCTCGTTGA
- the rsmD gene encoding 16S rRNA (guanine(966)-N(2))-methyltransferase RsmD, whose translation MRIIAGQWRGRPLVAPKGDATRPTADRTREALFSMLTSRIGSFEGLAVADLFAGSGALGLEALSRGAARCLFVEQDKPALDALRANIAKLGAANADVRAASAIGLGPATAPLDLIMMDPPYGTGAGNVALDRLARLGWVGAGTWISIETAYNEPVNVTGFTIDADRTHGRARLTLLRPA comes from the coding sequence ATGAGGATCATCGCAGGCCAGTGGCGTGGACGCCCGCTCGTCGCGCCGAAGGGAGACGCCACCCGCCCCACCGCCGATCGCACGCGAGAGGCGCTTTTCTCGATGCTCACCAGCCGGATCGGCAGTTTCGAGGGGCTGGCGGTCGCGGATCTCTTCGCCGGATCAGGTGCGCTCGGGCTGGAGGCGCTTTCACGCGGTGCGGCGCGCTGCCTGTTCGTGGAACAGGACAAGCCGGCGCTCGATGCGCTGCGGGCGAATATCGCCAAGCTCGGCGCGGCCAATGCCGATGTCCGCGCGGCCTCCGCGATCGGGCTCGGCCCGGCGACCGCGCCGCTCGATCTGATCATGATGGATCCGCCCTATGGCACGGGCGCGGGCAATGTCGCGCTCGATCGGCTGGCCCGGCTCGGCTGGGTTGGCGCGGGGACGTGGATCAGCATCGAAACGGCGTATAACGAGCCGGTGAACGTCACCGGCTTCACGATCGACGCGGATCGCACGCATGGCCGCGCGCGGCTGACGCTGCTTCGCCCCGCCTAG
- a CDS encoding carbonic anhydrase: protein MTHFTDLVAGYRRFREHGLIEQRDRWAELSEGQSPKVMVIACSDSRTDPATVFDVSPGEIFVIRNISNLVPPFELGGGRHGVSAALEFAVTQLKVEDIVIMGHGSCGGVHASLTHRFDNAKPGEGGFIARWIDMLDEARDRIVAEYGDGDEAAHQLELETVRVSLGNLRSFPCVREAEAEGRLRLHGAWFSIRGGVLWVMGENGEFAPA from the coding sequence ATGACTCACTTTACCGATCTCGTCGCCGGATATCGGCGTTTCCGCGAACATGGATTGATCGAACAGCGGGATCGATGGGCGGAATTATCGGAGGGTCAAAGCCCCAAGGTGATGGTGATCGCCTGTTCCGACAGCCGCACCGATCCCGCCACCGTTTTCGACGTTTCGCCGGGCGAGATCTTCGTCATCCGCAACATTTCCAATCTCGTTCCGCCGTTCGAGCTGGGCGGCGGGCGGCACGGCGTTTCCGCGGCGCTGGAGTTCGCGGTGACTCAGCTCAAGGTCGAGGATATCGTCATCATGGGCCACGGCTCATGCGGCGGCGTCCATGCGTCGCTCACCCATCGCTTCGACAATGCCAAGCCCGGCGAAGGCGGCTTCATCGCACGCTGGATCGACATGCTGGACGAGGCGCGTGATCGCATCGTCGCCGAATATGGCGATGGCGACGAAGCGGCGCATCAGCTTGAGCTGGAAACGGTGCGCGTCAGCCTCGGCAATCTGCGCAGCTTCCCCTGCGTGCGGGAGGCGGAGGCCGAGGGGCGCCTGCGCCTGCATGGCGCGTGGTTCTCGATCCGCGGCGGCGTGCTCTGGGTGATGGGCGAAAACGGCGAGTTCGCGCCCGCCTGA